In Sphingomonas oryzagri, the genomic stretch ACTGAACGCGCTGCAGAAGCTGTTTCTGCTAAGAAGCTGTACCGACAGTTTTTTCAACAATCGCGACCGGCCGTGCCTGCTCTATCAGATCAAGCGTTGCTCGGCGCCGTGCGTCGATCGGATCTCCGCCCCCGATTATGCCGAGCTGGTCGACGATGCGAAGTCGTTCCTCGCGGGCAAATCGACGCAGGTGCAGAAGAAGCTGGCCGACCAGATGTCCACCGCCGCCGAGGCGATGGATTTCGAGCTGGCCGCCGTGCTGCGCGATCGGCTGAAGGCGCTCACCTTCATCCAGGGTGCGCAGGCGATCAATGCGGAGGGCGTGTCCGACGCCGACGTCTGGGCGATCGCCACCAAGGGCGCGACCGCCTGCCTCCAGGCCTTCTTCATCCGTGGCGGCCAGAATTGGGGGCATCGCAGCTTCTTCCCCGCGCACACCGCCGACGTGCCGGAGGAGGAGGTGCTGCAGAGCTTCCTCGCCCAATTCTATGAGGAGGTGCCGCCCGCGCGCGTCGTGCTGATCGATCGCGATCTGGACGAGCAGGCGCTGCTCGCCGATGCGTTGTCCGAGCGGGCGGGGCGCAAGGTCGAGCTGAAACGCCCGCAGCGTGGCGAGCAGCGGCGCCTGCTCCAGCAAGCCACCCGCAACGCCGAGGAAGCGCTCGATCGCCACCTCGCTGAATCGACCACCCAGGGCAGGATCATGCGCGAGCTGACAGACCTGTTCGAGCTGGGCGAGATCCCGCAGCGGATCGAGATCTACGACAACAGCCACATCATGGGCACCGACATGGTCGGTGCGATGGTCGTCGCGGGGCCGGAGGGGATGCGCAAGGGCGCCTACCGCAAGTTCAACATCCGCAATCCGGAAACGAAGGCGGGTGACGATTTCGGCATGATGCGCGAGGTGCTGGAACGCCGCTTCGCCCGGCTGGAACGCGAGGATCCGGATCGCAAGTCCGGCGAATGGCCCGATCTGCTGCTGATCGACGGCGGCAAGGGGCAGGTTTCCGCCGTGTGCGAAACGCTGCAGGAGATGGGCGTCGAGGATGTGCCGGTGGTCGGTATCTCCAAGGGGCCGGACCGCAATGCCGGGCGCGAGCATTTCCACCTGCCGGATGGCCGCGAATCGATGCTGCCGCTCAATTCGCCTCTGCTCTTCTATCTCCAGCGGCTGCGCGACGAGGCGCACCGCTTCGCGATCGGCACCCATCGGGCGAAGCGCGCCAAGAGCTTCGTCGCCAATCCGCTCGACGACGTTCCCGGCATTGGTCCGACGCGCAAGAAGGCGCTGCTGATGCATTTCGGATCGGCCAAGGCGGTGAAGGGCGCCGCTCTGCCGGATCTGGAGCGGGCGCCGGGCATCTCCAAGGCGATGGCGCAGGCGATCCACGATCATTTCCACCCGCGCGGCTGATTGCCTCCGGTTCGGAGACGAAACGTCTGATCTTTACGGAAAAGTTGGGTCTTGCCGATAGGCCGGTGGCATGGCGACCGGCATCCTCCTCAGCATCGATACCGAGCTGACCTGGCGCGCGCACGAAGGCGGCGCGAGCTGGCTGGAGAATTATGCCCGCTCGATCGAGCCGGGCGGCGCCGGCATCTCCTACCAGCTTTCGATGCTGGCGCAGCACGGGCTGAAGGCCTGCTTCTTCGTCGATCCGCTGCCGGCCCTGCTGTTCGGCATCGATCCGATTCGGCAGATGGTCGGCACGATCCTGGAAGCGGGGCAGGAGGTGCAGCTTCACCTTCACCCGATGTGGACGCAGGCCGATCGCCGCACGCCGCGCGCCGATCCCGTACGTTTCGAGCTGACCCAATTTTCCGAGGACGAGCAGTTCGACCTGATCCTCAAGGGGCGCGAGCTGCTGCGTCAGGCGGGCGCGCCCGATCCGGTGGCGTTCCGCGCAGGCAGCTTCGCCGCCAATGCCGACACGCTGCGCGCGATCCAGCGCGCCGGCTTCCGCATCGACAGCAGCCATAATGGCAGCCTGATGCCCTGGCCCTGCGAGACGGGACTGTCCAATCGCGCGGTCGCGCCGCTCGGCGTCGGCAAGCTGATCGAGCTGCCGGTCGGGTTGCTGGAAGAGGGGGGCGGTCGCACCCGACACCTCCAGATCGGCGCTGTCTCGCTCGCCGAGATGAAGGCGGCGCTTGTCCATGCCGAGAGCGAGGGGTCGCCGGTCGTCACGCTCGTCGGCCACAGTTTCGAGCTGGCGACGCGCGATGGCGAGCGGGCCAACGATATGGTGCGATATCGCTTCGATGGCCTCTGCGCGTGGCTGGCCGAGCAGCGCGGGCGTTTCCCCACCTGCCATGCGCGTGAACTGCGCCACCTCGCGCTGGACGTGCCGGCGACGCCGTGCCCGGCCTCGCAGGTCACCCGCTTCGGCCGGATGGCGATGCAGGGGCTGGCGAACCTGCGGTACGAGCGCCGCCTCTAGCCCTCGACAGGGCGCCCCCGCGCCGCCACATCGGGGCGATGCTGATCCGTGCCACCGCGATCGTCTGCGCCGTTCGTGCCCATGGCGAGCATGGCGCGATCGCGCGCCTGCTGACGCCGGAGGACGGGTTGCTGCCGGGCTATGTGCGGGGTGGGCACTCGCGCGCGATGCGGCCGGTGCTGCTGCCCGGCAATCTGGTATCCGCCGAATTCCGCGCCCGCTCCGAGGAGCAGTTGGCCGGGCTGACGGTGGAACTGGCGCACAGCCGCGCGGGCCTCTTCGCAGAGCCGCTGCCCGCCGCAGCGATCGAGTGGGTGACTGCGCTGACCGCCGTGACGCTGCCCGAAGGATTGCCCTATCCGCGCCTCCACGGTGCGCTCGACGGTGTGCTGGCGGCGATCGAGGCGGCACCGTCGGCGCGGGGCTGGGCGGGGGCGCTGGTGCGCTACGAATTGCTGTTGCTCTCGGAGCTCGGTTTCGGCCTAGATCTCGCCTCCTGCGCGGCGAGCGGGGCGACCGAGGATCTCGCCTGGGTCAGCCCGAAGAGCGGGCAGGCTGTCTCGCGGGAGGCGGGCGCACCCTATGCCGGCAGGCTGTTGCCGCTGCCGCCTTTCCTGCTCGAAGGCGGCGAGGCGGAGTGGGGCGAGATCCGCCAGGCTCTGCGGCTGACCGGCTTCTTCCTCGATCGCGACCTGCTCGCCGGCCCGCGTGCTTCCGTGCTCGACGCGCGCGAGCGGCTGACGGCGCGCATCGCGCGGCTTGCCGGGGGCTGAGCCGGCTGGCATGGGGCGCGGCAATTCCATTCCCACGGAGGATATTGCCCATGCTCATCGCGCTGTTTCCCGGAGACGGGATCGGACCCGAGGTCGTCACGCAGGCCCGGCGCGTGCTCGATGTGGTGTGCGGCGATGCACTGTCCTACGAGGAAGCGCCGGTCGGTGGCGCCGCCTACAAGGCGGAAGGTCATCCATTGCCGCCCGCCACGCTGGATCTGGCGAAGCGCGCCGACGCGATCCTGTTCGGCGCGGTCGGCGATCCGGATTGCGACGCGTTGGAGCGTCATCTGCGGCCGGAGCAGGCGATCCTGGGGCTACGCAAGGAACTGACCCTGTTCGCCAACCTGCGTCCGGCCAAGCTCTTTCCCGAGCTGGCGGACGCCTCCGCGCTGCGGCCCGAGGTGGCGAAGGCGATCGATCTGGTGATCGTCCGCGAAACCAACGGCGACGTCTATTTCGGCGAGAAGGGGATGCGCACCACGCCGGGCGGCCGCCGCCAGGGCTACGATGTCATGTCCTACGACGAGGACGAGGTGGCGCGCATCGCCCGCGTCGGCTTCGAGACGGCGAAGGCGCGGCGGGGCAAGCTCTGTTCGGTCGACAAGGCCAACGTGCTGGAAACCTCCCAGCTGTGGCGCGACGTGGTGATCGAGATGTCGGCCGAGTATCCGGAGATCGAACTCAGCCACATGTATGTCGACAATGCCGCGATGCAGCTTGTGCGCAATCCGGGGCAGTTCGACGTGATCGTCACCGGCAACCTGTTCGGCGACATCCTGTCCGATCAGGCGAGCATGTGCGCGGGATCGATCGGGATGCTGCCGTCGGCGACGCTCGATGCGGAGCAGAAGGGGCTGTACGAGCCGATCCACGGCTCGGCGCCGGATATCGCCGGGCAGGGCAAGGCCAATCCGCTGGCGACGATCCTGTCCGCCGCGATGATGCTGCGCTATTCGCTCGGCAAGGCGGCCGAGGCGGACCGGATCGAAGCGGCGGTGGCCAAGGCACTGGCGGCCGGGCATCGCACCGCCGATCTGGGCGGCTCGGTAGCGACCGCGCAGATGGGGGATGCGGTACTGGCGGCGCTCTAAATCCTCCCCATCGCAGATGGGGAGGGGGACCGCCGAAAGGCGGTGGAGGGGGGGCGGACGTTAGCCCGCCGTCTGGGACGGCGGCCCCTCCACCACCGCCTTCGGCGGCGGTCCCCCTCCCCACGCTTCGCGTAGGGAGGATGAACAGGCTACTCGCTCGCGTGGAGTTCGCGTTCGATCGCGCTGACGATGCGGTCGTCGTCCGGCGCCATGTCGGGGGAGAAGCGCGCCACCACGTCGCCGTCGCGGCCGATCAGGAACTTCTCGAAGTTCCACAGCACCTCCGGCTCGGGGTTCGGCGTCATGCCGTAGCCCTTGAGCTTCTCGCGGAAATCGGCGGTGCCCTCGGCGGCAGGCTCCGCCTCGGTCAGCGCCGCGTAGAGCGGATGCTTGTCCGCGCCCGCCACCGAAATCTTCGAGAACATCGGGAAATCGACCGAGAAGCTGGTGGTGCAGAAGCTGGCGATCTCGTCGTTGCTGCCCGGTTCCTGCCCGGCGAAATTGTTGGCCGGGAAGCCCAGCACCGTGAAGCCGTCGTCGCGGTATTTTGTGTAGAGCGACTCCAGCCCCTCATATTGCGGGGTCAGTCCGCATTTCGAGGCGGTGTTGACCACCAGCAGCACCTGGCCGGCATAATCGGCGAGGCTGCTGTCCCGGCCGTCGATCGTCTTGAGGGGGATGGACTGGAGATCGGTCATCGTGTGGCACTCCTCCCTTGGGGGCGGCGCAGGATATAGGCGCATTGACGGGAGGGCCAAGGGCGCGGCAAAGCACGCGCACGATGAAGCGCAAGACCGGACAGGACAAGGCGGTCGCCACCCAGTGGCGGCCAGCGACGCAGGCAGTGCGCGGGGGGACCGCGCGCTCGGAATGGGGCGAGACGTCGGAGGCGATCTTCCTCACCTCCGGCTACGCCTATGACTGCGCGGGGGATGCTGCGGCGCGCTTCGCCGGCGAGCAGCAGGGCATGACCTATTCGCGGCTCCAGAACCCCACCGTGGAGATGCTGGAGAAGCGGATCGCCCTGCTGGAAGGCGCGGAAGCCGCGCGCTGCATGGCATCCGGCATGGCGGCGATGACGGCGGCCCTGCTGTGCCAGCTGTCGGCGGGCGACCATCTCGTCGGCGCCAAGGCGGCGTTCGGTTCGTGCCGCTGGCTGACCGATAGCCTGCTGCCGCGCTTCGGCATAGAGACGACCGTGGTGGACGGACGCGACACCGCCGCCTGGGAAGCGGCGGTGCGGCCCAACACCAAGGTCTTCTTCTTCGAGACCCCGGCCAACCCGACGCTCGACATCTGCGACATCGCGGCGATCTGCGACATCGCGAAGAAGCACGGCATCACCACGGTGGTGGACAATGCCTTCGCCTCGCCCGCGCTCCAACGGCCGATGGAGTTCGGCGCGGACGTGGTGGCCTATTCGGCGACCAAGATGATGGACGGGCAGGGCCGCGTGCTGGCCGGCGCGGTGGCGGGACGCGAGGAGTTCATCGAGAACACGTTGCTCGCCTTCACCCGCAACACCGGGCCGACGCTCTCCGCGTTCAACGCCTGGGTGGTGCTGAAGGGGCTGGAGACACTCGACCTGCGCGTGAAGCGCCAGAGCGAGAATGCACTGAAGGTGGCGAGCTTCCTCCAGACGCGCGTGCCGAAAGCGCTCTATCCGGGCCTCGCCTCGCATCCCCAGCACGATCTGGCGATGAAGCAGATGGCGGCGGGCGGCAACATCATCGCGATCTTCCTCGATGGCGGGCGCAAGCAGGCGCACGGCCTGCTCGACGCGATGGAGCTGGTCGATATCTCGAACAATCTCGGCGACTCGCGTTCTCTGATGACGCACCCCGCGTCCACCACCCACGCCAGCCTGTCTGACGAGGTGAAGGCGGACATGGGGATCACCGAGGGGATGCTGCGCCTCTCGGTCGGCCTCGAGGATCCGGACGACGTGATCGAGGATTTCGACCGAGCGCTAAAGACGGTGGGGCTGTGAAGGCGCTCTTCCCGCACGAGGCGACGACGCGCGACGTCACCGTGCGCGTGTCGGTCAGCTACCTGCCCGAACAGTCGGAGCCCGCGCATGGCCGCTGGTTCTGGGCCTATCATATCCGCATCGAGAATGACGGCGACGAGGCCGTGCAGCTGCTCACCCGCCACTGGGTTATCACCGACGGGCGCGGCGGGCAGGAGGAGGTGCGCGGCGACGGTGTGGTCGGCGACCAGCCGATCATCGATCCGGGCGAGAGCTACGATTACGTATCGGGATGCCCGCTCAAGACGCCCAGCGGCACGATGGAGGGCAGCTACGGCATGGTCGACATGGACGGCGCGCCGTTCGATGTCGCGATCCCGCTCTTCCCGCTCCAATCCCCGGCGACGGCCCGATGAAGCGCACGCACCTTCCGCTCAACGGCTTGCGCGTGCTGGACGCCGCCGCGCGCCACCTGAGCTTCACCCGCGCCGCCGACGAACTGGCGGTGACGCCGGCCGCCGTCGGCCAGCAGATCCGTGCGCTGGAGGATACGCTGGGCGTCGTCCTGTTCCGCCGCACCACGCGGGGGCTGGAACTGACGCAGGAAGGCGAGGCGGGGCTGGAGGCGCTGCGCGCGGGCTTCCTCCAGTTCGAGGAAGCGGTGCGCGCCATGCAGGCGGGTCAGTCCTCCAAGACGCTGACCATTGCCGCCCCGCGCGACTTCGCCGCCAAATGGCTGGCGCCACGCCTCGCGGAGTATGCGAAGACCGATCCCGAGCTTCGCTTCGTGCTTCTCTCGTCGGACGACGGGCTGGATTTCACCCAGGCCAACCTCGATCTCGCCGTCTGCTTCTCGAAGGAGAAGGGCGAGCATGAGGGCGTCTCGCTGGGCGAGGCGGGCTATCGCACGATCGGCCGCGATGGCGGGGCGGACACCGTGATTTCCTGGCCCGGTTGCCCCTGCGACGACGCCAAGGGCGCGAGCCTGACGGTCGAGGATGCCGGCATGGCGCTCGATGCCGCCGCAGCCGGCTTCGGCCATGCCACCGTGCCCGTGCTGCTCGCCGCTGCAGACATCGCCACCGGTCGCGTCACGAGCTTCGGCGAGACGGCGGACGAGCGCAGCTACTGGTTGATCGCGCCGCTGCCGCAATGGCGCCAGAAGAAGGTCCGGGCGCTGGTTGCGGCGTTGACCGCCTGAGCCGACATGGCGATCCACTATCCCGACGACGCGGCGATCGCCCGCATCGGCGAGGCGATGATCGCGCGGACTTTGCCCAAGGCCGAATGGACCCACGCCGCGCACTTCGCCACCGCGCTCTGGCTGATCCGCTCCCGACCGGACATCGTGCCCGAACGCGACATGCCCGGCCTGATCCGCGCCTATAACGAGGCGTTCGGCGGGGTGAACGACGATCACAACGGTTATCACGAGACGATCACCCAGGCCTCGCTCCGCGCCGCGCGGAGCATGGCGCCGGGCGCGCCGCTCCATGAGACGCTCGATGCGCTGATGGCCTCGCCGTTCGGGGCGAAGGACTGGCCACTCGCCTACTGGACGCGCGAGCGGCTCTTCTCGGTCGAGGCGCGGCGCGGCTGGCTGGAGCCGGACCGCACGCCCTTACCCTTCTAGTCGCCCAGTATCTTCTCGATCGCCGCCTGCGCCACCGGGTGATAGCCCGGCTTGGCCTTGGCGTAGATCCGCCGTGCGATCGGCATCCCCCAATCGCCCTGATCCCTGAGAGCCTTGTAGACCGGCACGATCAGCAACATCCGGCCGACATGGGTCAGGTGATCTTCGAGGCTGGGCAGCGCCGGCTCGAAATGATTGGCGATGGCGATCTGCAGCCAGGCGCAGCGGATGTACGCGTTGGGCGAGGTCGAAAGCCCCCAGGCCTTGTCCATCTCGACCAGCCGCTCGGGCGTCTGCTGGCGCGGCAGGCCGTTCAGGAAGCGCAGCCATTCCTGCGTGGACCAGCGCTTCGTATCGATCGAGGACGCCGCCGCGCCCATGTCGAAGCGCTTGCGATCCTCGTCGATGCGGGTGAGCGTCGCGGAGGTGACGTGGACCGCATTGCCCGGCAGGCCCGGCTGATAGGCCCATTTGTCGAGCTGCAGCTTCGCCTCCAGCGCGGTGTCGCCCTTGATCAGGTTCTTGCGCAGATCGGCGAGGAAGCCGGCGGTGGTCTGCGGCTGGAAGGCGTGGCGATCGAAATAGGAGCGCAGATAGGCATCCCAGCGCGGCCGGCCGACCGCCCGCTCGATCGTGCGCAGGAAGGTGGAACCCTTGTTATAGTCCATCTCGCCATAGGCGCCTTCGGGATCGCCGTGCAGGCGGGTGGCGCCGGGTGTCGGCGCTTCCTTCAGGTCGCGCTGGAGATCGTCCCAGCTGAGATCGGCCAGTGTCGCGGCGCGCTCCTTGCCGTAGACCGCCTCGTCGATGCGGTTCTCGAAATAGACGGTGAAGCCCTCGTTGAGCCAGCTGTCCGCCCAGGTCGCGTTGGTGACGAGGTTGCCGGACCAGCTGTGCGCCAGTTCGTGCGCGATCACGTCGACGTTGGACTTGTCGCCGGTGATGATCGTCGGCGTGGCGAAGGTGAGGGTGGGGTTCTCCATGCCGCCGAACGGGAAGGAGGGCGGCAATACGAGGATGTCGTAACGGCCCCAGCGATAGGGGCCGTAGAGCTGCTCGGCGGTCGTCACCATCTTCTCGGTGTCGGAGAGTTCCTTCGCCGCTTTGTCGAGCATCGCCGGCTCGGTATAGACGCCGGTGCGCGCGCCCAGCGGGCGAAAGGCGAGATCGCCGACCGCGAGCGCGATCAGATAGGGCGGGACATTGTGGTCCATGCGGAAGCGGTAGCTGTGCTCGCCGTTCTCTGCCGGTTCGCCATTGGGCGTCAGGCGCTCGGCGCTCATCACGGCGGTGAGGCCGGCGGGCACGGTGATCTTCGCGGACCAGCTCTGGCGAATGCCGGGGCTGTCCTGCGTCGGGATCCAGCTGCGGTTGTTGATCGATTCCCCCTGGCTGAAGAGGTAGGGCTTGGTCTTGCCGGCGGTGAGTTCGGGCGGCAGCCACTGGAGCGCGCTCGCGTCCGGACTGGACGTGTAGTGGATCACGATCCTGCGCGCGTCGCCGATCTGTACGGTGAGCGGCGCGCCCTTGTAATCGTCCGCCGGGCCGACCGACCATTTGAGCTTATTGCCCGCGGCGTCGGTGATGCTGGCGATATCGAGCTTCTTGTCGTCGAGGATGATCTGCTTCGCGCCCTTGGCCGCCAGGATGTCGAGCGTCGCGGAGCCGGTCATGACATGACGCGCGAAATCCGCGGTAAGATCGAGATCGACATGGGTGACGCGCGCCACCTTGGGATCGGCGTAGGTCAGCACGTCCTTCGCCTCGGGCGTCGTCAGGATCGGCGAGGGCGGATCGGCCGTGAACGCGGGGGCGGCGACCAGCGCCAGGATGGAAAAGCTCAGGATCGCACGCATGGCAGGGCCTCGAACAAGGGAATGGCCTGTCGCTAGGCCAGTGGGACAAGGCGGGCAAGGGGCGCGGCGAGCGGTGGTGCCAAGGGAACCGGCGGGAGTGGCGCTGGGTTCTTGACCCCAACGGGGCGGCTTGGGCGTGCCCCCGGACAGGGTGGCACCCGGATTTTGAGGAGAGCCACCATGAAGCGTTTCGTAAACATCGTGGGCGGTCTGTGTATCGGCGCCGCCGCCATCGCCGCCGCCGCGCCGGCTTCGGCGCAGAGCGACGAGATCATCGTGCGCGGCCATTACGGCCGCGACCTGCAGGATGCGCCCTCGGCGTCGATGCCGGTCAGCTATGCCGATCTCGACCTGTCCAGCCCGGTCGATCAGGACCGGCTGACCCACCGCATCCGCCACGCCGCGCACTATCTGTGCGACAAGCTCGGCGAATCGGGCAGCGGGGATGCGCTGGCGCCGTCGTGCGAGCAGGCGGCGGTGTCCGACGCGATGGACCGGATCTGGACGGTGGATCGTGATCGCGCGCCGCGTGACACGGCCTGGGTCGCTCCGGCGCCCTATCCGTCGGCTTATTCCTACCCGACGGATGACAGCTACGACGGATATTGAGCGTTGGTGAGGGCGTCCGGGGTTCCGGGCGCCTTCAGCCTGCCATCACATCGGAAAGCTCGTCGGCGGTCAGCGGGCGCAGCAGGCGGCAGCCGATATCCTCGCCGATCTGCCAGGCGATATAGGCCCGGCGCCGCATCCCCTTGTGAAAGCGGACGATGACCTTGGTGCCCTTCTTGAGCGCCATCGGCGAATGGCAGCGAAAGCCCGAGGCCGAAATGTTGGTGACCTCGTTGGACAGCGGCAGACCGTCCACGGTCGACACCTCCACCGCAACGCTCACGTCATAGCGGGATGCACGCCGCCTGTCGGATTGCGGCGACGGTTTCGGGGCGGGCGCGGGCTGGACGGCTACTGCGGATGACATGGTTACCGTCCTAGTCACGCCCGGTTGAAAAAGCGTGAACCCTTATTCCGCTTCTTCGCGGTCGCGCCGCCCGATCTCGATCAGTGCGCCCAGCGTGCGCCGCGCGGCGGAGATATCGTCCTGCCCCACTTGGGCCAGCAGTTCCGCGTCGATCCGATCCCGCCCGGCCGCCTGAGCGGATGCCGCCGCCCGACCGCGCTCGGTGAGCGTGACGATCAGCTTGCGGCGATCTTCCGGGTCCGCCTGGCGATCGAGATAGCCGCGCAGGACCAGCGCATCCACCAACTGCCCCGCAGCCTGCTTGGTGACGCCGAGTTCGCGGACGAGCTGGCCGATCGGCACGCCACCGTCGCCGAGCGCGAGGCCGCCGATGATGTAGAGGCCGTTGGCGGGGATGTCGTCGTAACCGGCCTCCGCCAGCGAGCGCCGCATCGCTCGTCCGTAGGTCGATCGCGCATGACGCAGCAGGGCGGGGGTGACGATCTGGTCGTACCAGGGCGTTTCGGCTGTTTCGATCATGATGGGAATTTACTGTCAATTACATTGACTGTCAATCGATATTGAATGGTTTGTCGTGTCGGCGCGCCGGCTTCTCGGCTATGGTCGCGCCATGGCGGAGATCGAGCATATCGTCGTGCTGACCGGCGCCGGCATCTCGGCGGAGAGCGGATTGGCGACCTTTCGCGGGCCGGACGGCCTTTGGGAGGGGCGACGGGTCGAGGAGATCTGCACGCCCGAGGCGCTCGCCGCCGATCGCGAACTGGTGCTCGATTTCTACGACCAGCGGCGCCGCGCGCTCGCATCAGTCCAGCCTAACGCGGCGCACAAGGCGCTCGCCTTTCTGGACCGGCATTGGCCCGGAGAGCTGCTGATCGTCACCCAGAATGTCGATGATCTGCATGAACGGGCCGGCGCGCGGCGGATGCTGCACATGCATGGCGAACTGCTATCCGCGCTGTGCGGGGCCTGCGAGGAGCGCTCGGCATTCGGCGGCGACATGATCGGCGGCCCGCGTTGCACCGCCTGCGGGCAGGACGAGCTGCGGCCGGACATCGTCTTCTTCGGCGAGATGCCCTATGAGATGGAGCGGATCGAGCGCGCGCTGATGGAGGCCGATCTGTTCGTCTCGATCGGCACGTCGGGCGCGGTCTATCCCGCGGCGGGCTTCGTCCAGATGGCGCGTCATGCCGGCGCCGACACGCTGGAACTGAATCTCGATCCGTCCGCCGGCAGTCTCTATTTCCACGAAACCCGGATCGGCCCGGCGAGCGCGCTAGTGCCGGCGTGGGTGGAAGACGTGCTGGCCACCGCCAGCTCCGCCTGATCCCTCTTGACTTGCCGGCGGC encodes the following:
- a CDS encoding LysR family transcriptional regulator, whose product is MKRTHLPLNGLRVLDAAARHLSFTRAADELAVTPAAVGQQIRALEDTLGVVLFRRTTRGLELTQEGEAGLEALRAGFLQFEEAVRAMQAGQSSKTLTIAAPRDFAAKWLAPRLAEYAKTDPELRFVLLSSDDGLDFTQANLDLAVCFSKEKGEHEGVSLGEAGYRTIGRDGGADTVISWPGCPCDDAKGASLTVEDAGMALDAAAAGFGHATVPVLLAAADIATGRVTSFGETADERSYWLIAPLPQWRQKKVRALVAALTA
- the metZ gene encoding O-succinylhomoserine sulfhydrylase, with translation MKRKTGQDKAVATQWRPATQAVRGGTARSEWGETSEAIFLTSGYAYDCAGDAAARFAGEQQGMTYSRLQNPTVEMLEKRIALLEGAEAARCMASGMAAMTAALLCQLSAGDHLVGAKAAFGSCRWLTDSLLPRFGIETTVVDGRDTAAWEAAVRPNTKVFFFETPANPTLDICDIAAICDIAKKHGITTVVDNAFASPALQRPMEFGADVVAYSATKMMDGQGRVLAGAVAGREEFIENTLLAFTRNTGPTLSAFNAWVVLKGLETLDLRVKRQSENALKVASFLQTRVPKALYPGLASHPQHDLAMKQMAAGGNIIAIFLDGGRKQAHGLLDAMELVDISNNLGDSRSLMTHPASTTHASLSDEVKADMGITEGMLRLSVGLEDPDDVIEDFDRALKTVGL
- a CDS encoding M1 family metallopeptidase; the protein is MRAILSFSILALVAAPAFTADPPSPILTTPEAKDVLTYADPKVARVTHVDLDLTADFARHVMTGSATLDILAAKGAKQIILDDKKLDIASITDAAGNKLKWSVGPADDYKGAPLTVQIGDARRIVIHYTSSPDASALQWLPPELTAGKTKPYLFSQGESINNRSWIPTQDSPGIRQSWSAKITVPAGLTAVMSAERLTPNGEPAENGEHSYRFRMDHNVPPYLIALAVGDLAFRPLGARTGVYTEPAMLDKAAKELSDTEKMVTTAEQLYGPYRWGRYDILVLPPSFPFGGMENPTLTFATPTIITGDKSNVDVIAHELAHSWSGNLVTNATWADSWLNEGFTVYFENRIDEAVYGKERAATLADLSWDDLQRDLKEAPTPGATRLHGDPEGAYGEMDYNKGSTFLRTIERAVGRPRWDAYLRSYFDRHAFQPQTTAGFLADLRKNLIKGDTALEAKLQLDKWAYQPGLPGNAVHVTSATLTRIDEDRKRFDMGAAASSIDTKRWSTQEWLRFLNGLPRQQTPERLVEMDKAWGLSTSPNAYIRCAWLQIAIANHFEPALPSLEDHLTHVGRMLLIVPVYKALRDQGDWGMPIARRIYAKAKPGYHPVAQAAIEKILGD
- the apaG gene encoding Co2+/Mg2+ efflux protein ApaG, giving the protein MKALFPHEATTRDVTVRVSVSYLPEQSEPAHGRWFWAYHIRIENDGDEAVQLLTRHWVITDGRGGQEEVRGDGVVGDQPIIDPGESYDYVSGCPLKTPSGTMEGSYGMVDMDGAPFDVAIPLFPLQSPATAR
- the recO gene encoding DNA repair protein RecO; this encodes MLIRATAIVCAVRAHGEHGAIARLLTPEDGLLPGYVRGGHSRAMRPVLLPGNLVSAEFRARSEEQLAGLTVELAHSRAGLFAEPLPAAAIEWVTALTAVTLPEGLPYPRLHGALDGVLAAIEAAPSARGWAGALVRYELLLLSELGFGLDLASCAASGATEDLAWVSPKSGQAVSREAGAPYAGRLLPLPPFLLEGGEAEWGEIRQALRLTGFFLDRDLLAGPRASVLDARERLTARIARLAGG
- the leuB gene encoding 3-isopropylmalate dehydrogenase, which gives rise to MLIALFPGDGIGPEVVTQARRVLDVVCGDALSYEEAPVGGAAYKAEGHPLPPATLDLAKRADAILFGAVGDPDCDALERHLRPEQAILGLRKELTLFANLRPAKLFPELADASALRPEVAKAIDLVIVRETNGDVYFGEKGMRTTPGGRRQGYDVMSYDEDEVARIARVGFETAKARRGKLCSVDKANVLETSQLWRDVVIEMSAEYPEIELSHMYVDNAAMQLVRNPGQFDVIVTGNLFGDILSDQASMCAGSIGMLPSATLDAEQKGLYEPIHGSAPDIAGQGKANPLATILSAAMMLRYSLGKAAEADRIEAAVAKALAAGHRTADLGGSVATAQMGDAVLAAL
- a CDS encoding polysaccharide deacetylase, which encodes MATGILLSIDTELTWRAHEGGASWLENYARSIEPGGAGISYQLSMLAQHGLKACFFVDPLPALLFGIDPIRQMVGTILEAGQEVQLHLHPMWTQADRRTPRADPVRFELTQFSEDEQFDLILKGRELLRQAGAPDPVAFRAGSFAANADTLRAIQRAGFRIDSSHNGSLMPWPCETGLSNRAVAPLGVGKLIELPVGLLEEGGGRTRHLQIGAVSLAEMKAALVHAESEGSPVVTLVGHSFELATRDGERANDMVRYRFDGLCAWLAEQRGRFPTCHARELRHLALDVPATPCPASQVTRFGRMAMQGLANLRYERRL
- the uvrC gene encoding excinuclease ABC subunit UvrC, whose protein sequence is MTDPTSTDRFNEEKSVYTVRGSDQPDLETGVAAIRNVLKTLPIRPGVYRMQDAKGDVLYVGKARALRNRVTNYTQVARLPKRLQRMVAQTRSMTIVTTNTEAEALLLEAQLIKRFRPPYNVLLRDDKSFPFILLREDHAFPRVQKHRGARRAKGQYYGPFASAGSVTRTLNALQKLFLLRSCTDSFFNNRDRPCLLYQIKRCSAPCVDRISAPDYAELVDDAKSFLAGKSTQVQKKLADQMSTAAEAMDFELAAVLRDRLKALTFIQGAQAINAEGVSDADVWAIATKGATACLQAFFIRGGQNWGHRSFFPAHTADVPEEEVLQSFLAQFYEEVPPARVVLIDRDLDEQALLADALSERAGRKVELKRPQRGEQRRLLQQATRNAEEALDRHLAESTTQGRIMRELTDLFELGEIPQRIEIYDNSHIMGTDMVGAMVVAGPEGMRKGAYRKFNIRNPETKAGDDFGMMREVLERRFARLEREDPDRKSGEWPDLLLIDGGKGQVSAVCETLQEMGVEDVPVVGISKGPDRNAGREHFHLPDGRESMLPLNSPLLFYLQRLRDEAHRFAIGTHRAKRAKSFVANPLDDVPGIGPTRKKALLMHFGSAKAVKGAALPDLERAPGISKAMAQAIHDHFHPRG
- a CDS encoding UrcA family protein; its protein translation is MKRFVNIVGGLCIGAAAIAAAAPASAQSDEIIVRGHYGRDLQDAPSASMPVSYADLDLSSPVDQDRLTHRIRHAAHYLCDKLGESGSGDALAPSCEQAAVSDAMDRIWTVDRDRAPRDTAWVAPAPYPSAYSYPTDDSYDGY
- a CDS encoding glutathione peroxidase, which codes for MTDLQSIPLKTIDGRDSSLADYAGQVLLVVNTASKCGLTPQYEGLESLYTKYRDDGFTVLGFPANNFAGQEPGSNDEIASFCTTSFSVDFPMFSKISVAGADKHPLYAALTEAEPAAEGTADFREKLKGYGMTPNPEPEVLWNFEKFLIGRDGDVVARFSPDMAPDDDRIVSAIERELHASE